From Pedobacter sp. MC2016-14:
CAAAAGCAAGCATCCCAATAGGTCTCCTCCAGCGCCAGAACTGGTTCCACGATGTATACCAGGCCGCCTCATATAGCAAAGGCGGGAGAAACAAAAGGAAAATAAGTTCCGGTTCCACATCCACCTTGGGAATACCTGGTATAAAGCTAATCCCAAGACCCGCCAGTACTAAAAAGATCGGATAAGAAACCTTAAGCTTTTGGGCAACCATAATGAGCAGAAATACCGCAAAAAGAAGAGAGAGCACCAATAAAATGTATTCCGGATTCATTGCTGTTACTTTTTGTATTCCTCCAGCAGGGTATCCATATCCGCCATCAGTTTTTGTACATCTGTATCCAGCGTACCATCATAGGCACCTCTAATGCGTTTTTCTTTATCCACTAAAATTAAATATCCCTGGTGTATAAAACCACCCGGACCAGTTTTGTCTTCTTTTACAGCAACAAGGTAATTGCGCTCAGCAATTGCATACGTATCTTCCTTTTTACCCCAAAGAAACTCCCATTGTGTTCCTTTAATCCCCAATTTATCTGCATATGCCTTTAAACGGGATGGCGTATCATATTTTACATCTATGGTATGCGAAGCCAATTTAACCTCAGGATTATTTTCGTATTTTTTATACACCTTCAACAAATTTCGGTGCATCGTAGGGCAAATTGTAGGGCAGGAAGTAAAAAAGAAATCCGCCACATAAATTTTACCCTTAAAAGCATCTTCTGTTACCGTAGCGCTATCCTGGTTTAAAAATTTAAACGAAGGAATTGTCCTGTAAGTAGTATCCGCCACAGTTTTACCATCTACCTGGTTTTCGGTAATTTCTTGCTGCAGGAAGGGCAAACGTTTGGGTTCATCGTTACAACTTGCCAATAAAAGAAAAGCTGCCGCTACATAACTAAAGTTCTTCATTTATTTTTTAAATTTATGTAAATACACATCAGATGATTTAAGTTCTGCTTTATACATACTGTCAATACTGGCTATCTTTAATTTCTCTGCCATAAAATATTTTACAGCCTGCTCATTTGACTTTCCTGTAACATCCGGTTCAAACTCATGCATCCAGGTATTCATTGCCTCTTCTGCCCTAGCCAGGTTCAAACTCACCATTCTTAAAGTATCTTGCGCGGCTATAGTATCCAGATCAGGAAATTTAATTTTAAGTGCAGATAGATTTCCCAGCAAAGTATCAGCCTTCATTTGATTGTCAACTATTCTGCTTTGGTCTGCCATTACTACATCATGAAGTTTCATCACCTCATCTCTTGAAACTTTATAGTCCGTTTGCTGAATACAAGAAATTATAGCTGCGGCAAGTAGGATACCGCAAAAAAACTTCAATTTAGTCTTCATTTTCAGATGTTTTATGACGCAATTTACCCCATTTCAAATAAGTAGCACCCCAGGAAAAACCAGCTCCAAAGGCAGTTAAAATCATATTATCACCTGCCTTAAAATCTTTCTGGTAATCCCATAAACATAACGGTATAGTAGCCGCCGTGGTATTTCCATACCGGTCAATATTTATCTTTACCTGTTCTGCTGACAATCCCAAATTATCACCCACAGCCTGAATGATCCTCAAATTAGCCTGATGTGGAACCAAATGGTCAATTTGACTGCTCTGCAAATGGTTGGCTTTTAAGATCTCATTACAGGTATCCGTCATACCCTGAATTGCAGCCTTAAACACTACACGTCCATCCTGACGTACATAATGAAGCTTTTGGTCCAGTGTCTCCTGCGAAGCTGGATTTTTAGATCCGCCAGCAGTAACAATTAAATTTTCTTTGCCACTTCCGTCAGTTCTGAAAAAACTATCCATCAGCCCAAACTCTTCCTCTGTTTTTTCCAGTAATACCGCTCCTGCGCCATCGCCGAACAAGATGCAAGTGTTACGATCGGTATAGTTTACGATCGAGCTATTTTTATCAGCACCAATTACCACCACCTTTTTACTCCTGCCGCTTTCAATCATACTTGCACCTAAAGTAAGTGCATATAGAAATCCACTACAGGCTGCGTTAGTATCAATACCCCAGGCATTTTTTAAACCTGCTTTCTCGCAAACCATACTACCGGTAGATACCATCACATAATCAGGAGTTGAAGTAGAAACAATAACACAGTCAATTTCATCAGGTTGCACATTTCCATCTTCCATTAAACGCAGTAATGCCAGCGTCGCCATATCAGAAGTAGCAATGTTTGGATCTTTAACAATTCTTCTTTCCTTTATTCCTGTTCTCGAAACAATCCATTCACTATTAGTGTCCACCAGTTCTTCCAAATCATGGTTAGTTAAAATGGTATCAGGAACGTACCCTCCCAAAGCTGTTATCACAGCATTATATCTTGTTCTCATTAAGTAATTCAAATACGGTGGGCAAAATTAGTAAATATTTACAGCTACGTTACACTTATTTTTAATAGTACCTTAACTTTGCCGCCATATCTAAAACACATGAACGGTAATTGGCATTTAAAAATAAGTTCCCGCAGTTTACTCATCCTTACCGGTTTCATGCTTTCCATTTCCATCATGCTCTATTCCTGCCAAAATGCAGCGCAACTACAGCAAGATATATATTATACCAACGGACGTGATTTGTATATTAAACATTGCCAAAACTGTCATGGCAGCAAAGCTGAAGGATTTGGTGCATTGACTCCCCCACTTACAGATTCTACCTATTTAAAAGCAAATAAAAGCAAACTGGCTTGTCTTATAAAGAATGGCATAAGTGGCCCAATCCGCATCCATAACAAAGATTACAATGACAAAATGCCCGGATTTCCTGGCCTTGCCAATATCGATATTGCACAACTCATTGTATTTGTTACCAATGCGCACGGTAACCATCAGGGTATGTACACTACAGATCAGGTGACTACCGATCTAAATAACTGCGAATAAAGCACATACTTCGGGTGTTAAAATTGTTGCATTATAATTCACAAGATTATTCTATACTTGTTTAAACACAAATTAAACATCATGAAAGCAGCATTTTTAATACTAGCCGGTCTGTTTGCGGTTACCGCAGCCCCTGCACAGCAAATTTACAACCATCCGGATTTGAAAGATATCATTAAATCTCAAAAGCGGATTGCCATTTTACCTTTTAACACCAGGATAAGCTATAAAACACAGCCACGTAGTTTTGATCCCTGGGCAAACAGAACAAAAGAATTGGATGTAGCCAGTACCGTTCAGTCCAGCCTATATACATTTTTATTAGATCGGGGCACTAAAAACAGGGTTAGCTTTCAGGACGTTGATGAAACCAATCTTTTACTCAAAAAGGCTGGAATGGCCGACAGCCTATTTAACTTTAGCAATGCAGATATAATTAAAACATTAGGCGTAGATGCAATTATCGGTGGCAAATATGAAATTGAGCACATCAGGACAGATACCGACTATTCCAGGCCAAAAAGAAACGACAGCACCTCAACGGCTACAAATACGCCATTTATATCAGGCTCAGCAATACTTACAATTACCATTAACGATGCTTCAAACAATGGGCTATTGTGGCGATATTATAACAGTGCCACAGATTATTCCGTATGGTCTACTAAAGACCTGCTGGACCAAATCGTAAAAAAAGCATCCCGTAATCTACCGTATACTAAATAGGCCACCTTTTTTTATATCTTTGCTTTGAAAATGCAAGCCGTTCTATCGCTGTTCTGATTTATCAGGAGAGAGGAAAGTCCGGGCAACATAGAGCATCCCGCTTCCTAACGGGAAGAGGTTTGGGAATGAATACCCAAATTATGGAAAGTGCCGCAGAAAATATACCGCCGATGGCCCTTGTAGCACAGGTAAGGTTGAAATTGTGAGGTAAGAGCTCACAAATTTTCCGGGCGACCGGAGAGTTGGTAAACCCCGGGAGTTGAAAGACCAAATAGGCTAACGCATGTAGGGCTGCTCGTCCGATGTTAGTGGGTAGGTCGTTAGAGATAAATGGCAACGTTTATAGTAGATTAATGATAGAAGTCCTGAGCAATCAGGATACAGAACCCGGCTTACAGGCTTGC
This genomic window contains:
- a CDS encoding cytochrome c, with product MNGNWHLKISSRSLLILTGFMLSISIMLYSCQNAAQLQQDIYYTNGRDLYIKHCQNCHGSKAEGFGALTPPLTDSTYLKANKSKLACLIKNGISGPIRIHNKDYNDKMPGFPGLANIDIAQLIVFVTNAHGNHQGMYTTDQVTTDLNNCE
- a CDS encoding beta-ketoacyl-ACP synthase III, whose amino-acid sequence is MRTRYNAVITALGGYVPDTILTNHDLEELVDTNSEWIVSRTGIKERRIVKDPNIATSDMATLALLRLMEDGNVQPDEIDCVIVSTSTPDYVMVSTGSMVCEKAGLKNAWGIDTNAACSGFLYALTLGASMIESGRSKKVVVIGADKNSSIVNYTDRNTCILFGDGAGAVLLEKTEEEFGLMDSFFRTDGSGKENLIVTAGGSKNPASQETLDQKLHYVRQDGRVVFKAAIQGMTDTCNEILKANHLQSSQIDHLVPHQANLRIIQAVGDNLGLSAEQVKINIDRYGNTTAATIPLCLWDYQKDFKAGDNMILTAFGAGFSWGATYLKWGKLRHKTSENED
- a CDS encoding SCO family protein, with product MKNFSYVAAAFLLLASCNDEPKRLPFLQQEITENQVDGKTVADTTYRTIPSFKFLNQDSATVTEDAFKGKIYVADFFFTSCPTICPTMHRNLLKVYKKYENNPEVKLASHTIDVKYDTPSRLKAYADKLGIKGTQWEFLWGKKEDTYAIAERNYLVAVKEDKTGPGGFIHQGYLILVDKEKRIRGAYDGTLDTDVQKLMADMDTLLEEYKK